The following coding sequences lie in one Streptomyces sp. NBC_00510 genomic window:
- a CDS encoding VOC family protein, which yields MTSAMRHITIDCADAHRLASFWSLVLDRPLHEDDKPGDEEALIEVAGGPGILFVTVPDHKTVKNRVHLDVQPQDRTRDEEVERLLLLGATQVDDRRRPDGTGWVVLADPEGNEFCVERSAAERAG from the coding sequence ATGACCTCCGCAATGCGCCACATCACGATCGACTGCGCCGACGCCCACCGTCTGGCGAGCTTCTGGTCCCTCGTCCTGGACCGCCCGCTGCACGAGGACGACAAGCCCGGTGACGAGGAGGCCCTGATCGAGGTCGCCGGCGGCCCCGGCATCCTCTTCGTGACCGTTCCGGACCACAAGACCGTCAAGAACCGCGTGCACCTGGACGTCCAGCCGCAGGACCGCACCCGGGACGAGGAGGTCGAGCGCCTCCTCCTGCTCGGCGCGACGCAGGTCGACGACCGCCGCCGCCCCGACGGCACGGGCTGGGTGGTGCTCGCCGACCCGGAGGGCAACGAGTTCTGCGTGGAGCGCAGCGCGGCGGAACGCGCGGGCTGA